A single region of the Methanobrevibacter millerae genome encodes:
- the npdG gene encoding NADPH-dependent F420 reductase, protein MIVSIIGGTGPQGLGIGERLAIAGVDVIIGSRKEEKALDVVEQAKKDLADYDLSNMKGMANEDAAKEGDVLIITVPLAAQKPTVEGIKEFCKDKIVMDATVPLETAIGGKPFRFIDLMEGSAAERTASILDGTGAKVICAFCNISNSHLSNIPEDIDCDCLIAGDDKQSKEVAAEIINKIPGVKTIDCGILEKARIIEKITPLLIGLNIKYKSHYGGLRITGINFE, encoded by the coding sequence ATGATAGTTAGTATTATTGGCGGAACCGGACCTCAGGGTCTTGGAATTGGTGAAAGATTAGCAATTGCAGGTGTTGACGTCATTATAGGTTCCAGAAAAGAAGAAAAAGCATTAGATGTTGTAGAACAAGCTAAAAAAGATTTAGCTGACTATGATTTATCCAACATGAAAGGAATGGCAAACGAAGATGCGGCAAAAGAAGGTGACGTATTGATTATCACCGTGCCGCTGGCTGCACAGAAACCAACAGTTGAAGGTATCAAGGAATTCTGTAAGGATAAAATCGTTATGGATGCAACCGTACCTTTAGAAACAGCTATTGGCGGAAAACCATTCAGGTTCATCGATTTGATGGAAGGATCAGCTGCCGAAAGAACCGCTTCAATCCTTGACGGAACAGGCGCCAAAGTAATCTGCGCATTCTGTAACATTTCAAACTCTCACCTGTCAAACATCCCTGAAGACATTGACTGTGACTGTCTGATTGCAGGTGACGACAAGCAGTCCAAGGAAGTTGCAGCCGAAATCATCAACAAGATTCCTGGAGTCAAGACAATTGACTGCGGTATCCTTGAAAAGGCACGCATCATCGAAAAGATCACTCCACTGCTTATCGGATTGAACATCAAATACAAATCCCATTACGGCGGATTAAGAATTACTGGAATTAACTTTGAATAA
- a CDS encoding CatA-like O-acetyltransferase, protein MKKIDFDLENNPFKNFQSARYTMSARIDVEKLWKLCKENDYSFFILSLGCLSNALNKVSNLKRRIINDEAVEYDYLEAVSPIMAEGSEEYKEMRVKTPQCFSDIFEWHDYVREISQDILNGKMERFHLEMEKRDFTNIANYSCIPWVDFESITTCVLNPDQIQPLITWGKVNEDFKMSVSITVSHIFVHGRDLAYFFENAQKEFDSFK, encoded by the coding sequence ATGAAAAAGATTGATTTTGACCTGGAAAACAACCCATTTAAAAACTTTCAATCCGCAAGATACACGATGTCTGCACGAATTGACGTTGAAAAGCTATGGAAACTGTGTAAAGAAAATGACTATTCATTTTTCATTTTATCTTTGGGATGCCTTTCAAACGCCCTGAACAAAGTTTCCAACCTGAAAAGAAGAATAATCAATGATGAAGCCGTTGAATACGACTATCTTGAAGCGGTAAGTCCGATAATGGCTGAAGGCTCAGAGGAGTATAAGGAAATGAGGGTTAAAACACCACAGTGCTTTTCAGACATATTCGAATGGCACGATTACGTTCGCGAGATTTCACAAGACATTTTGAATGGCAAAATGGAAAGATTTCATCTTGAAATGGAAAAAAGGGACTTTACCAATATCGCAAACTATTCCTGCATACCGTGGGTTGACTTTGAGTCAATAACTACCTGCGTTCTTAATCCGGACCAGATTCAGCCACTGATTACCTGGGGAAAGGTTAATGAAGACTTTAAGATGAGCGTGTCAATCACCGTAAGCCACATCTTCGTTCACGGACGTGATCTGGCATACTTTTTTGAAAACGCACAAAAAGAATTTGATTCCTTTAAATAA